From Musa acuminata AAA Group cultivar baxijiao chromosome BXJ3-8, Cavendish_Baxijiao_AAA, whole genome shotgun sequence, one genomic window encodes:
- the LOC103993985 gene encoding aspartic proteinase nepenthesin-1-like, translating into MAAVLSLLLVVLISHAPSAFPATTHEATTGLRVAITRTDSPSSFTFKERFHRAVERSRRRREVLKLAKSSRHDVEAVFKWGDSEYLIELAVGTPMQPITAILDTGSDLIWTQCMPCIRCLPQPSPYYDPSTSSTYSVLPCSSPSCSGVQHFCTQALCQYYTSYGDNTVTNGFLSTETLTFGRKRVPGITFGCGSWNNGTLSNSTGIVGLGRGSLSLPSQLHPRRFSYCLTPDNSTSTGHLFLGSKAKLGRRHRGGRVQTTPMLPSPSAVPFNTYYYLPIQGISLGRTLLPIPKTAFQIKKDGNGGMIIDSGTQFTIVDPAAFHVIVKKISSLVHLPVAELTNESLCFSWTPGLHPLPEMPDMVFHFDGANMVIPRDKYMFLDPDDGFCLAIIAMDGTSILGNYMQQNMHILYDLEANSLSFADARCDQI; encoded by the coding sequence ATGGCTGCGGTGTTATCTTTGTTGCTTGTAGTACTCATTTCTCATGCTCCCTCGGCCTTCCCTGCAACCACCCACGAAGCCACTACCGGGCTTCGAGTGGCAATAACTCGCACCGATTCCCCCAGCTCTTTCACGTTCAAGGAGCGGTTTCACCGGGCCGTGGAACGAAGCCGGCGGCGGAGGGAAGTCCTCAAGCTCGCCAAGAGCTCGAGACATGACGTCGAGGCCGTGTTCAAGTGGGGGGACTCTGAGTACCTGATAGAGCTCGCCGTCGGCACTCCGATGCAGCCCATCACCGCCATCCTCGACACCGGCAGCGATCTCATATGGACGCAGTGCATGCCGTGCATCCGGTGCCTGCCCCAACCCAGCCCTTACTACGAcccctccacctcctccaccTACTCCGTGCTTCCCTGCTCCAGTCCCTCCTGCTCCGGCGTCCAACATTTCTGCACCCAGGCTCTGTGCCAGTACTATACAAGCTACGGGGACAACACCGTAACCAATGGCTTCCTCTCGACCGAGACGCTCACCTTCGGCCGCAAGCGGGTTCCCGGCATCACCTTCGGGTGCGGCAGTTGGAACAACGGCACCCTCTCCAACTCCACCGGCATCGTGGGGCTGGGACGAGGCAGTCTGTCGCTACCATCTCAGCTCCACCCTCGTAGATTCTCTTACTGCCTCACTCCTGACAATAGCACGAGCACCGGCCATCTCTTCCTGGGTTCCAAGGCCAAACTGGGCCGACGACACCGAGGTGGTCGTGTCCAGACCACGCCGATGCTACCGAGCCCTTCTGCTGTCCCATTCAACACTTACTACTACCTCCCTATACAAGGCATATCGCTCGGCCGCACCCTTCTTCCCATCCCAAAGACCGCGTTCCAGATCAAAAAAGACGGAAACGGCGGCATGATCATCGACTCCGGCACCCAGTTCACCATTGTGGATCCGGCCGCGTTCCATGTCATAGTTAAAAAGATCTCGTCCCTGGTGCACCTGCCGGTGGCCGAGTTGACGAACGAATCACTTTGCTTCTCGTGGACGCCGGGGTTGCACCCGCTGCCGGAGATGCCGGACATGGTCTTCCATTTCGACGGCGCCAACATGGTGATTCCCAGAGATAAGTACATGTTTTTGGATCCCGACGACGGGTTCTGCTTGGCGATCATCGCCATGGACGGCACGTCGATCCTGGGCAACTACATGCAGCAGAACATGCACATCCTCTACGATCTGGAAGCCAACTCGCTGTCCTTTGCTGATGCACGGTGCGACCAAATCTGA